The Heliorestis convoluta genome includes the window AGTAATAACTTCTTCATGGTCCTCTCCCTTTTTCATTACAATTTACCACACTAGAAACCAAGAAAAACTTCGGTTCTTTGTGGGCATTACAGTAAACCATGGTAATACAAAGAAATTTCGATTTCAATCATATAGAGGGAATTTATTACAGTTAGGGTTTTTATTAAAATTAATATTTATTTTTAATATAATTCAAAGAAGCTTTGATAGATAGGTGGAAAAAGAGTTCCTTTTTGATACAATAGGTACATAACCTTCGAAAGAGAGGCCTTGAACATGCTTGTGAAAGCTGCTACGAATGAGAAAGTACTAGAAGCTGTAGATCAATTGTCGATTCCTTCTGGTAAAACATTGTTTTTGCTGCTCGGTGAAAAAGGTATTTATGATTTACCTGCTATGAAGGAGGCCTTAAAAGCAAGAGGGGTTCCTTTCTTCGGCGCTCTTTTTTCGAGTGTTATTTATGGAGATAAGAAGTATGACGACAGCGCTGTGCTTACCTTAATAGAATTGGAAGAAAAGCCCTATATCGTTGAAGGCTTAAATGGTGAAGACCCTGTTTTACCGGAAGTTTTTACCCAGCCGTTATTTGTAGAAAAAATGATCGATCGTACAGCCCTGGTTCTTGTTGATGGGCTTACTTCTCATATCTCTTCCTTTTTGACAGCTCTCTATGATCATTTTGGGCCCGGTGTAAATTATGTAGGGGGCGGCGCTGGTTCTTTGTCTTTTGTTCAAAAACCTTGCTTGTTTACGGAAGATGGTATTTATCAAGATGCTGCCATTGTAGCTTTTTTACGACATAGAATTAGCTTAGGTGTTCGCCATGGTTGGAGAAAGGTTGAGGGCCTACTTGTG containing:
- a CDS encoding FIST signal transduction protein encodes the protein MLVKAATNEKVLEAVDQLSIPSGKTLFLLLGEKGIYDLPAMKEALKARGVPFFGALFSSVIYGDKKYDDSAVLTLIELEEKPYIVEGLNGEDPVLPEVFTQPLFVEKMIDRTALVLVDGLTSHISSFLTALYDHFGPGVNYVGGGAGSLSFVQKPCLFTEDGIYQDAAIVAFLRHRISLGVRHGWRKVEGLLVATKSHKNVICQLNWENAFEVYKKVVEKDAAITLTKDNFFDVAKGYPFGLVKENLECIVRDPIAVNEEGHLICVGEVPEDATLDILKGENKELIDAAAQAAADCFRDPKSHYSGCLIFDCISRVLFMEEDFERELSGVLEIVQKEVSTLPVGALTLGEISSYGDGFLEFFNKTMVVGILYEG